The genomic window TTCTTGGGTGAGATTCTGCTCCGTTTTGGTTACAATATCGTCCGTTTTAGTTACACAAGCCGTTTCCATGTGCTGCACCTTTGTATCATAAAAGGAAACAACATGAAAAATATTTTTATCACTGGCGCATCTACCGGACTGGGAAAGGCGACCGCAAAATTATTTCAGGCTAAGGGATGGCGGGTTATTGCCACCATGCGGACACCTGAAAAAGAAACAGAACTGAACAAGTTAAATAACATTACACTGCTGCCATTGGATATCACCGATAGCTTTCAGGTGCAGCAAACCGTCAATGCCGCCCTGGCTTTGGGAGACATTGATGTGGTATTCAACAATGCAGGTTATGGCCTTATCGGGCCTGTGGAAGCGAATACGGAAGAACAGATCCGTGCGCAATTTGACACTAATTTCTTCGGTACGCTCGCGGTGATCCGTGCCTTTATTCCTTATTTTCGCCAGCAACAACAAGGCTTATTTATTAATACCACCTCACTTTGCGGTCTTGTGTCCAATCCGCAATCGGCGGTTTATAACGCCTCCAAATGGGCTTTGCAGGGCTTGGCCGAAAGTATGTCTTACGATCTTGCACAATTCAATATCGGCATTAAGAACATCGCTCCCGGCGGGATCAAAAGCGATTTCATGAAAGCGATGCAGGTTACACAGGATACAGCTTATGAAGCAACGTTGGCCAAAATGAATGAAGGTTTTAGCGACGGTACCCTGATGGAATTTACCGAAGCCGGGTTGATAGCTGAAGTGGTCTTTACAGCAGCTACAGACCAAAAGGACCAATTAACCTATCCCGCGGGTAATGATG from Flavobacterium sp. W4I14 includes these protein-coding regions:
- a CDS encoding NAD(P)-dependent dehydrogenase (short-subunit alcohol dehydrogenase family) (product_source=COG1028; cath_funfam=3.40.50.720; cog=COG1028; pfam=PF00106; superfamily=51735), with the protein product MPPDKIRGGLDETSTILQNLVSFLGEILLRFGYNIVRFSYTSRFHVLHLCIIKGNNMKNIFITGASTGLGKATAKLFQAKGWRVIATMRTPEKETELNKLNNITLLPLDITDSFQVQQTVNAALALGDIDVVFNNAGYGLIGPVEANTEEQIRAQFDTNFFGTLAVIRAFIPYFRQQQQGLFINTTSLCGLVSNPQSAVYNASKWALQGLAESMSYDLAQFNIGIKNIAPGGIKSDFMKAMQVTQDTAYEATLAKMNEGFSDGTLMEFTEAGLIAEVVFTAATDQKDQLTYPAGNDAVRLYAKRLAEGPEAYRINLTKYLNLHSPYEKH